The Candidatus Methylacidiphilales bacterium genomic interval GCGTTGGGCCTTAACGAAGCCTACACCCTGGCCGAGGCCCGCAGTGAATCACTCGGCATCAACCGCGAGGAAATCAAAACCGCCGAAGCCCGCTACTGGCAGGCACTGAGCACGGTTTTCCCCCAAGTCGGATTCACCGGCTCCCAACGCACCCAGAACAACCTGGGCGGCGGGATCGACAGCGGGGCCAATGGCCTCCGGCGCGACAGTTGGGAAGGCCGGCTGACGGTCAGCCAGAGTCTTTTCAGCGGCTTCCGCGAATGGAACACCGCTGCCGCGATCAAGGCCGATCAACGCGGCCTCAACTCCACCCTCGCCCGCAACCGCCAGTTGCTCTACCTCGACGTCAGCGATCTCTACCACCAGATCACCTCGCTGGAACAGGACCAGCAGGCCCTGGTGGAAATCCTCCGCACCTTGGAAGAACGTCGCAACGAACTGGCCGCGCGCGTCACCCTCGGCCGCTCGCGCAAGGGTGATCTCCTGGCCTCGGAGACAGAATGGGCCGACACCCGGGCCACCCTCGAAAGCGTGCGCGGATTCACCGGGGCGGCACGGGAATTGTTCGCCTACCTCATCGGACGCCCCGCGGACAGCTTCACCCTCACCCCGCCCTCCGGCCTGCCCGCAGCCGACAAGCTGGAAACCTACCTCTGGAAAACCGGCGCCCGGCCCGACCTGGTCGCCGCGGCGGAAAGACAGACCGCCACCCAACGCCGCTCCGATGCGGTGCGGGGCGAATTCCTCCCCACCATCAAAGGCAACTTCAGCTACCTCGCCCTCGAAGACCCGGAAAGGGAACAGGAATGGAACATTGTCGTGACTGTGGATGTCCCGGTCTTCGACGGCGGCCTGCGCGTCGCCCGCCTCAGCGAAGCGAAATCCCTCTACCGCGCCAGTCAGCTCGACTTCAGCCGCGCCCGCCGCCTGGCCGACAATGAAGTGCGCGTGGCCTACAACAACTTCGTCTCCGCCGCCGGTCAGGCGGTCCAACTCCACGAGGCCGAACGCGCCGCCCTGGAAAACTACCAGGCCCAGAAAAAAGACTACACCCTCGGCCGGGCCAGCAACCTCGACGTCCTCTCGGCCCTGCTTCGTTGGAAGGAAATCATCCGTCGCCGCATCGCCACGGAAAGTCTGGCCCACAGTACCATGATCGCCCTCAAGGTCGCCGCCGGCGAACCACCCCAGGCTGAAAATCTCCCACCCAAAATCGTCAAATCCCAGGAACCCTCAAAAGAATAATCTCACCCCCAAGGCGGCTCCGGCCGCTTTGCTTGAAAATCCGCCCCCCAGTCTCCGTCATCGGTTTTTTCTAAATGACTCTATCCGATCTATCCATCAAACGCCCGGTCATGGCCTGGATGCTCATGGCCGGGCTGATCGTCTTCGGCGCCATCTCCCTTGGACGCCTCGGGGTCAGCTACATGCCGGACGTCGATTTCCCCCAACTCGACATCGAGGTCACTTGGGAGGGCGCTGCCCCCGAGATCATGGAGGCCGAACTCGTCGACCAGATCGAACAGAAAGTCATCGCCGTCGAAGGACTCAAGGAACTCCGCTCGAACATCCGACAGGGAGCGGCCAACATCACCATGGAATTCGTCATCGGCCGCGACATCGATGCCGCCGTCCAAGAGGTGCAAAGCGCCCTGACCCAGGTCCGTCTTCCCCTCAATGTCGACCCTCCGGTCCTGCGCAAACAAAACCCCGAGGATGATCCCATCATGTGGATCGGGCTCAGCAGCAGCCGCCCGTTCCGCGACCTCATCGAATACATCGACCTCTACGTCGCAGACCAATTCCAAACCCTGCCTGGGGTCGGTGAACTGCTGCGTTTCGGGTTCACCGAGCGCAACCTGCGCGTCCACGTCCGCAACCATGACCTCCAACGCCTGCAACTGTCGGTCCTCGATGTGGTCACCGCCGTCCGCCGGGAGCACTCGGAAATCGCCGCGGGCTACATCGAGAACAGCCAGAACGAAATCAACCTCCGCACCATGGGGGAAGGGCTGACCGCCGAACAGGTCGGCAACATCCTCATCACCCAACGGGGAGGGCAACCCATCTACGACACCACCATCCGGCTGCGCGACGTGGCCGATGTCGTCGATGACCTGGCCGACGCCCGCCGCATCCTGCTCATCGACGGCCGCAAAGCCGTCGGCCTCGGCATCAAAAAACAACGCGGCTCCAACGAGGTGGCGGTGGCCACCGAGGTCATCCGCAAAGTCGAGGAACTCAAGCGCACCCTGCCCGAGGACATCAAGATCCGCATCAACGTCGATTTCACCCGCTTCGTTGTGCAGTCGATCCACTACACTGAAAAAGAGCTGGTCATTGCCTCACTCCTCACTGCCGTGATCTGCTTCCTCTTCCTGGGCAACTGGTCCTCCTCGGTCAACGTCCTTCTCTCCATCCCGACCTCGATCCTCGGCACCTTCATTGTCATCTACTTCATGGGGTTCACCCTCAACCTCTTCACCATGCTGGCCCTGACCCTGGTCATCGGGATCGTGGTCGACGATGCCATCATGGTGCTGGAGAACATCGTCCGGCACTTCCAGATGGGCAAGAGCCGGGTGGGCGCCGCGCGTGACGGCGCGCGTGAGATCACTTTCGCAGCCGTGGCCGCCTCGGTCGCGGTCATGGCCATCTTCCTCCCCGTGGCCTTCATGGAGGGGGTCATCGGCAAGTTTTTCTTCCAGTTCGGCGTCACCATCTCCGCCGCCGTGGCCCTCTCCCTGCTCGAAGCGGTCACCCTGACCCCGATGCGTTGCTCCCAATTGATGGTGCGCTCGTCCGACAACATCATCACCCGCACCTCCGACCGCATCCTCGGCTTCCTCGGCACCGCCTACGGACGCGGCCTGAGGATCTGCCTCGACCATCGCTGGAAAGTGGTCACGGGCTCCTTTGTCCTTTTCGCCCTCTCCCTCCTATCCTTCCGGTCGCTCCGCCAGGAATTCGTCCCCACCCAGGACCAGAATTTCTTCCGCATGGCGCTGCAAACCCCGGTTGGTTCCTCATTGGAAAACACCTTCCAAAAAGCGGTGGAGGTGGAAAAATACCTCAAGTCCCGCGACGACGTCGCCCGCTACCTCATTTCCGTCGGCGGCCAGAATGGCCAGTCCAATTCCCTTTTCGTCCCGGTCGTCCTCATCCCCAAGGACCAGCGCAAAAAAACCCAGAGCCAGATCATGGACGAATTCCGCCGCGACCTGCCGCAAAAGGCCCCGGGCGTGCGCATCCTCGCCCTGACCGACCTCTCCAGCCGTGGACTAGTCTCCCGCAACCAAAGCCCCCCGGTCGAATTCAACATCCGTGGCACCGAATACAGCGACCTGAAGAAAGCCGCCGCGGAAATCACCCGGCAGATGGAAGCCACCGGCCTGATGGTCGATGTCGACACCAACTACCGCGAGGGCCAGCCCGAAGTCCGCATCGTACCCGACCGCGAGGCCGCCGCCCTGCGCGGCGTTTCCATGGACGACCTCGGCCAGACCGTGCTGGCCGCCATGGGGGGCCTGCGCGAGGGCAAATTCACCAGCGACGCCCGCCGCTACGATGTGCGCATCCGACTGCGCGCCGATGAACGGCTCCAACCCGCCGACATTGAGAAACTCCAGATCCGGACCTCGTTCGGCGAGCTCATCCCGCTCTCCGACGTGGTGAAGCTGGAGCCGGTCAAGACCGTGCAGTCCATCGCCCGGGTCGACCGCCAGCGCTCCATCACCATCCGTGCCGCCCTGGCCACCGGGGTCTCACAATCCACTGCGATCGCCGAGTGCGAGCGCATCTCCCGGTCCGTCCTGCCCGAGGGGTATTCCTTCCACTTGGAGGGCTCGTCCCAAACCTTCCAGGACTCCTTCAAGAGCCTCAACTTCGTCTTCGTGCTCGGCTTGATCGCGGCCTACATGGTCCTGGCTTCGCAGTTCAACAGCTTCATCCACCCCGTGACCGTGCTTCTGGCCCTGCCCTTCTCGGTCACCGGCGCCTTCCTCATCCTTCTGGCCACCGGCCAGTCGATCAACCTCTTCTCCATGATCGGCCTCATCCTCCTGGCCGGCATCGTGAAGAAAAATTCCATCCTCTTGGTCGAATTCACCAACCAGGTCCGTGAACACGAGCACCTGCCCGTCCGGCCCGCGCTGGAAAAAGCCTGTCCCATCCGCCTGCGCCCGATCCTCATGACCTCGTTTGCCACCATGGGCGCGGCCATCCCCACCGCCCTCTCCACCGCCCCCGGCTCCGAAGCCCGGGTTCCCATGGCCCTGACCATCATCGGCGGCGTGGCCGTTTCCACCTCCTTCACCCTCTTCGTCGTCCCCTGCGCCTACAGCCTCTTCGCCCGTTTTGAACGCCACCACCACGAGGACACCTCGGTGGCGGACGAATTGGAGCAACCCGCCCAGCGCTACGTGTGAAGGCAGGGTTTCAGCCCTGTTCGATCATGGCATAGGCGGCGTGATTGTGGATCGACTCCATGTTCTCCGCCTCGACCCGGAATCGGGTGATGCGCGAGTCGGCCCGGCAGCGCTGGGCCACGTTCCGCACCAAGTCCTCGACAAACACGGGATTATCGTACGCTTTTTCCGTGACGGCTTTTTCATCCTCGCGCTTGAGCAGTGAGTAGAGTTCACAACTGGCCGAGGCCTCGACCATCTCGATCAATTCTTCGATCCAGACCGTCTCCTGGAATTCCACCGTCAACGTGACATATCCCCGCTGATTGTGGGCCCCGCGGGCACTGATGGCCTTGCTGCACGGACAGAGCGTGGCCACCGGGACCACGACGGTCAGCCGCATGCCGTATGTTCCCCCGTCCATGGCCGCATCAAACTTGGCCACATAGTCCATCAGCCCGGCCGCGCCGGTCACAGGGGCTTTTTTCTCGAGGAAGAACGGGAACTCCATTTCCAAATGGGCCGAGTCCGCGGCCAGCCTGCGTTGAAGCTCGCGCAGAATGTCCGGAATGTTTTCCACATGGATCAGCCGGCCGTGGGCGTTGAGCACCTCGACAAACCGGCTCATGTGGGTGCCCTTGAACTGTTGGGGCAGGTCGACCGACAACGCCACCGTGGCCACGGTGCTCTGGCGCTGGTGGGCCTTGTCGCGGATCTCGATGGGGTGGCGCAGTCCGCGAACCCCCACCTTGTTGATCGGCAACTGACGGTCGTCGGGCGTGTTCTGGGTGTCGTGCAACATGGAGGGACCTGCCAGGGTGGGGGGATTCATCCTGCCCCATTCTGCCCTGTTTTGGCCAATTGTAAAATTCGCGCTACGCAAAACCACACCATTTGTTACCCTGCCCGCGGTGCGACGTCGTCACTTCATCCAGGGCCTGTGCGCCTGCTGCGGCTCCCTCGGCCTGCCCGGACTTTTGGCCACCCCCCGGGAGGTCCGGAAGGGCGACACTCTTTACAGCATCAGCCGCCAGTGCGAAGTAAGTGTGGCCGACCTGATGGCGGCCAACCCCGGCATCGACCCCACCAAGCTCAAGCCGGGACAGGTATTGCAAATCCCGGCGAAAGAACCGCCACCCGCAAAGGCTGGACCACCCCCCTCCCCTCCCGCTGCGGGCAGTCCAGCGGACAAAACCGAAAAAACCGGAACCGACAAACCGGACCCATCCACAACCACACCCGAGACCGGGGACAAAAAAACCGAAACACCCGTCCCGCCGGAATTCCACATCGTGGCCAAGGGGGACACCCTCTACAGCATCAGCCGCACCCGCGGCATCCCCCTGGCCGAATTACGCCAGCTCAACCCCTCCCTCGCCGGCATCATCACCCCCGGACAGCAACTCCGCATTCGCCCGTCCACCAAGCCCTTCATCGACAGCGGCCCCCCTCCCGAACCCGAAGACAAGCCGCAAAGCCCCGAGGAAAAGACAGAGGACGGGC includes:
- a CDS encoding TolC family protein, with translation MRLAALILAGACLAHPDTGTCAEALGLNEAYTLAEARSESLGINREEIKTAEARYWQALSTVFPQVGFTGSQRTQNNLGGGIDSGANGLRRDSWEGRLTVSQSLFSGFREWNTAAAIKADQRGLNSTLARNRQLLYLDVSDLYHQITSLEQDQQALVEILRTLEERRNELAARVTLGRSRKGDLLASETEWADTRATLESVRGFTGAARELFAYLIGRPADSFTLTPPSGLPAADKLETYLWKTGARPDLVAAAERQTATQRRSDAVRGEFLPTIKGNFSYLALEDPEREQEWNIVVTVDVPVFDGGLRVARLSEAKSLYRASQLDFSRARRLADNEVRVAYNNFVSAAGQAVQLHEAERAALENYQAQKKDYTLGRASNLDVLSALLRWKEIIRRRIATESLAHSTMIALKVAAGEPPQAENLPPKIVKSQEPSKE
- a CDS encoding LysM peptidoglycan-binding domain-containing protein, with product MRRRHFIQGLCACCGSLGLPGLLATPREVRKGDTLYSISRQCEVSVADLMAANPGIDPTKLKPGQVLQIPAKEPPPAKAGPPPSPPAAGSPADKTEKTGTDKPDPSTTTPETGDKKTETPVPPEFHIVAKGDTLYSISRTRGIPLAELRQLNPSLAGIITPGQQLRIRPSTKPFIDSGPPPEPEDKPQSPEEKTEDGPPPKKQETGNKKPEPPPPPKYVFVAGKSRNLIDKPKITTRDWRYIVTHHSGTRTGNAKIFDYYHRQVRGMENGLAYHFVIGNGTDSGDGEIEVGDRWLKQLQGGHVRSDAQNEIAIGICLVGDFQRDRPTRRQIAALIELTGYLQDKVGTPRPRFYLHRDINIISTDCPGRLFPAAALYSLFGGKPPKPKE
- a CDS encoding efflux RND transporter permease subunit encodes the protein MTLSDLSIKRPVMAWMLMAGLIVFGAISLGRLGVSYMPDVDFPQLDIEVTWEGAAPEIMEAELVDQIEQKVIAVEGLKELRSNIRQGAANITMEFVIGRDIDAAVQEVQSALTQVRLPLNVDPPVLRKQNPEDDPIMWIGLSSSRPFRDLIEYIDLYVADQFQTLPGVGELLRFGFTERNLRVHVRNHDLQRLQLSVLDVVTAVRREHSEIAAGYIENSQNEINLRTMGEGLTAEQVGNILITQRGGQPIYDTTIRLRDVADVVDDLADARRILLIDGRKAVGLGIKKQRGSNEVAVATEVIRKVEELKRTLPEDIKIRINVDFTRFVVQSIHYTEKELVIASLLTAVICFLFLGNWSSSVNVLLSIPTSILGTFIVIYFMGFTLNLFTMLALTLVIGIVVDDAIMVLENIVRHFQMGKSRVGAARDGAREITFAAVAASVAVMAIFLPVAFMEGVIGKFFFQFGVTISAAVALSLLEAVTLTPMRCSQLMVRSSDNIITRTSDRILGFLGTAYGRGLRICLDHRWKVVTGSFVLFALSLLSFRSLRQEFVPTQDQNFFRMALQTPVGSSLENTFQKAVEVEKYLKSRDDVARYLISVGGQNGQSNSLFVPVVLIPKDQRKKTQSQIMDEFRRDLPQKAPGVRILALTDLSSRGLVSRNQSPPVEFNIRGTEYSDLKKAAAEITRQMEATGLMVDVDTNYREGQPEVRIVPDREAAALRGVSMDDLGQTVLAAMGGLREGKFTSDARRYDVRIRLRADERLQPADIEKLQIRTSFGELIPLSDVVKLEPVKTVQSIARVDRQRSITIRAALATGVSQSTAIAECERISRSVLPEGYSFHLEGSSQTFQDSFKSLNFVFVLGLIAAYMVLASQFNSFIHPVTVLLALPFSVTGAFLILLATGQSINLFSMIGLILLAGIVKKNSILLVEFTNQVREHEHLPVRPALEKACPIRLRPILMTSFATMGAAIPTALSTAPGSEARVPMALTIIGGVAVSTSFTLFVVPCAYSLFARFERHHHEDTSVADELEQPAQRYV
- the folE2 gene encoding GTP cyclohydrolase FolE2, which encodes MNPPTLAGPSMLHDTQNTPDDRQLPINKVGVRGLRHPIEIRDKAHQRQSTVATVALSVDLPQQFKGTHMSRFVEVLNAHGRLIHVENIPDILRELQRRLAADSAHLEMEFPFFLEKKAPVTGAAGLMDYVAKFDAAMDGGTYGMRLTVVVPVATLCPCSKAISARGAHNQRGYVTLTVEFQETVWIEELIEMVEASASCELYSLLKREDEKAVTEKAYDNPVFVEDLVRNVAQRCRADSRITRFRVEAENMESIHNHAAYAMIEQG